From a region of the Panicum virgatum strain AP13 chromosome 2K, P.virgatum_v5, whole genome shotgun sequence genome:
- the LOC120665793 gene encoding V-type proton ATPase subunit G 1-like: MDASRRQSGIQQLLAAEQEAQQIVNAARAAKSARLRQAKEEAEREIAEYRKQMEDEFQRKVAESSGDSGANVKRLEQETAAKIEQLNQQAASISPEVIQMLLRHVTTVKN; the protein is encoded by the exons ATGGACGCGAGCAGGCGCCAGAGCGGGATCCAGCAGCTGCTGGccgcggagcaggaggcgcAGCAGATCGTCAATGCGGCCAGGGCTG CTAAGTCGGCAAGGCTTAGGCAAGCGAAAGAGGAGGCTGAGAGGGAAATAGCTGAATACCGTAAACAGATGGAGGATGAATTCCAGAGGAAGGTTGCAGAG AGCAGCGGTGACTCTGGTGCAAATGTCAAGCGCCTCGAGCAGGAGACAGCGGCGAAGATCGAACAGCTCAACCAACAGGCTGCAAGCATCTCCCCAGAAGTCATCCAGATGCTTCTGAGGCATGTCACCACCGTGAAGAACTGA
- the LOC120665807 gene encoding uncharacterized protein LOC120665807: MASAGAGDGEKPRAHLASPLLSPPQLPPHQPYYAYPAAAYAHPAAAPPPPPTLVFVPAPCSPVLVRLRRLRPRRVPGLCRACARTALPLLLALALLAAAAFLLYPSPPAARVEGLRVDRFRADPPALDLGLALRLRVRNTGFVLPLRYRAVSAAVSYRGHLLGSARARPGSGELAGRGEVYADAEVWVDAGRVLDDVVDLIADLATGSVPLEIVTEVVGSVRVFRFHIPVKGLISCSVNISPETQRIISQDCY; the protein is encoded by the exons ATGGcatccgccggcgccggcgacggcgagaagCCCCGCGCGCACCTCGCGAGCCCGCTCCTCTCTCCGCCCCAGCTGCCCCCGCATCAGCCCTACTACGCCTACCCGGCCGCCGCCTACGCGCACCCCGCGGcggcccctccccctcccccgacGCTCGTCTTCGTGCCGGCGCCCTGCTCCCCGGTGCtcgtccgcctccgccgcctgcgcccgcgccgcgtGCCGGGCCTCTGCCGCGCCTGCGCCCGGACCGCcctcccgctcctcctcgccctcgcgctcctcgcggccgccgccttcctGCTCTACCCCTCGCcccccgccgcgcgcgtcgaggGGCTCCGCGTCGACCGCTTCCGCGCCGACCCGCCCGCGCTCGACCTCGGCCTCGCGCTGCGGCTCCGCGTCCGCAACACGGGCTTCGTCCTCCCGCTCCGCTACCGCGCGGTCTCCGCCGCCGTCTCGTACCGCGGCCACCTGCTCGGGTCCGCCAGGGCGCGGCCCGGGTCCGGCGAGCTCGCGGGCAGGGGCGAGGTGTACGCGGACGCCGAGGTGTGGGTGGACGCCGGGAGGGTGCTGGATGACGTGGTCGACCTCATCGCGGACCTGGCCACCGGCTCCGTGCCGCTGGAGATCGTCACGGAGGTGGTCGGCTCGGTCAGGGTTTTCCGTTTCCACATCCCTGTGAAG GGGCTTATATCATGCTCGGTGAATATCAGCCCAGAGACTCAGAGAATCATAAGCCAGGATTGCTATTAA